The Parabacteroides sp. AD58 genome includes a window with the following:
- a CDS encoding DUF6140 family protein, with product MPLFRVTVKTAKNSNGIRIEKGMSVEVVTPSTSSNPLTTNGGQAVTDAFMRIYGIDAKKAGILSTVYLDVQRIG from the coding sequence ATGCCATTATTCAGAGTAACCGTGAAGACCGCGAAGAATAGTAACGGAATTCGCATTGAGAAAGGAATGAGTGTAGAAGTTGTGACTCCCTCAACAAGTAGTAATCCGTTAACAACCAATGGCGGTCAGGCTGTAACCGATGCTTTTATGCGTATATATGGCATTGATGCTAAAAAAGCGGGTATATTATCGACTGTATACTTAGATGTGCAACGGATTGGATGA
- a CDS encoding YkvA family protein — protein MDKNEVIRIFKKDWLSKADDYVHTPKKLQFLIPEIKNYVCKNGIKDAKGEITLIISYIRDISTGKYSDYNGKSLLMLVAGMIYLLTPLDIVPDVLPLVGFADDAAVITWLFKEFREELDHYRNKNI, from the coding sequence ATGGATAAAAATGAAGTTATTCGTATATTTAAGAAAGACTGGTTATCTAAAGCAGATGATTATGTCCATACGCCAAAGAAGCTTCAATTTCTGATTCCTGAAATTAAAAATTATGTGTGCAAGAATGGCATTAAAGATGCTAAAGGTGAAATCACTCTTATTATTTCTTATATAAGAGATATATCTACTGGAAAGTATTCGGATTATAATGGAAAGAGTTTATTAATGCTTGTAGCGGGAATGATTTATTTACTAACTCCATTAGATATTGTCCCCGATGTTCTCCCTTTGGTTGGATTTGCTGATGATGCTGCAGTTATCACTTGGCTTTTTAAAGAATTTAGAGAAGAATTGGATCATTATAGAAATAAAAATATATAA